A stretch of DNA from Methylogaea oryzae:
ACCGACCAACAACCTGGACATCAACACCATCCGCTGGCTGGAGAACGTGCTGAACGCGCGCGGCAGCACCATGGTCATCATTTCCCACGATCGCCACTTCCTCAACAGCGTCTGCACCCACATGGCGGACATGGACTACGGCGAACTGCGGGTTTATCCGGGCAATTACGACGACTACATGATCGCCTCCACCCAGGCGCGCGAGCGCCTGTTGGCCGACAACGCCAAGAAGAAGGCGCAGATCGCCGAACTGCAAAGTTTCGTCAGCCGCTTCTCGGCCAACGCTTCTAAGGCCAAGCAGGCCACCTCCCGCGCCAAGCAGATCGAAAAAATCCAGTTGGAGGACATCAAGCTGTCCAGCCGCGTCAACCCGTTCATCCGCTTCAACCAGGAGAAAAAGCTGTACCGCCTGGCGCTGGAAGTGGAAGGACTGGCCAAGGGCTACGACGATGGCCCGCTGTTCCAGGGATTGAACCTGATGGTGGAAGTGGGCGAAAAAGTCGCCGTGATCGGCCCCAACGGCATCGGCAAGACCACCCTGCTGCGTACCCTGGTGGGCGAACTGACGCCGGACGCCGGCAACGTCAAATGGTCTGAGAACATCAATCTGGGCTATTTCGCCCAGGACCACGCGGCCGATTTCGCCGAGGACCTCAACCTGTTCGATTGGATGAGCCAGTGGAAACGCGAATCCGACGACGAGCAAGCGGTGCGCGCCACCCTGGGCCGGCTGCTGTTCTCCCAGGAGGAAAGCAAGAAGTCGGTGAAAGTGCTGTCCGGCGGCGAGCAAGGCCGCATGCTGTTCGGCAAACTGATGCTGCAGCAGCCCAACATCCTGGTGCTGGACGAACCCACCAACCACTTGGACATGGAGTCCATCGAGTCGCTCAACGGCGCGCTGGAGCAATACCCCGGCACGTTGATCTTCGTCAGCCACGACCGGGAATTCGTCTCCTCCCTGGCGACGCGCATCATCGAGCTGGGCCCGCAGGGCGTGGTGAACTTCAACGGCAGTTACGACGACTACCTGGCGAGCCAGGGCGTGGAGTGACCGGGAGCGAGCGGATAACCGGCTAGCCCGCGGCCGGCCCCGACTCCCCTTCGCGCAGGGCCGCTTGATGGCAAGCGGGCAGATGCGCGGCCACCGTCTCGACGATCTCGCTGTCCAAATGGCCTTGCTGCGCCAGCCGGCGCAGCGTGCCGAGGATATCCTCCGGCGCCATCGGCCCGCGGTAAGGACGGGCTTGCGCCAGGGCTTGATAAACGTCGGCCACGCTGATGATGCGCGCCTCCAAAGGCAAATGGCTGGCGTCCAAGTGGAAGGGATAGCCCTGGCCGTTCATTTTCTCGTGATGATAGGCGGCCCAATCGGCGATTTGGTCGATGCCGCCGATGCGCCGGAGAATTTGGTGAGTGGTCAGGGAGTGGTGCTTCATCTGGCCGAACTGCTCGTCGGACAGCGGCTTGGGACTTTCCAGAATTTCGTCCGGAATGCCCAGCTTGCCGATGTCGTGCAGCAGCCCCGCGACCTCGATCATTTCCCGGTGGCGTTCGCCCAGCCCGAGCAGGCGGCCCAAATAACTCGACAGGCGGGCGACGCCGGCCGAGTGGCGATAGGTGTAGGGAGACTTGGCGTCCACGATCAACGACATGATGCCGGCGGCCTGGCGGAACTCCGACCAAGTGAGGTTTTGCTCCGTGTCGTGGGCCAACATGGCTTGTTGAAAATCCTCGATGGCCTGGGTTTCGCACAAATCGGTCCAGAAATCCGTTTGCTCCGACGCGCTGCGCAAAGCGTCCAGCAAAACGCCGGCAAAGACGCTGTCGCGGTGGGCTTCCATTTGCGCCAGCACCGTTTCCCGTTGGGCGAACAAGCTGCCGTCGCCGTAATAAGGCGCGGCCGCCACGTCGACGCGATCGGCCAGATAAATCAGGTTGGCCAGCAACGCTTGCTCGGCCTCCATATCGCCGGCCTGCAGCAGCGACCAGCGGGTATGGTGGTAGCGAATGATGGGGGCGAAATTCGCCAACGGCGGAAAATCCTTGAGCAAGGCATAACCGATGTCGCAATGCTGCTGGGCGCCGCTCCACTCCAGCTCGCCCAGGAGATTGTGGTGCTCGCGGCTTGAGGACACGCCGCAGTCGTGCAACAACCCGGCGTCGTAGACACGGGTGAGGGGCACGCCGAAACCGGCCATCTGCCGCGCCAGCTTGACCGCGATCATGCCGACCCGGCGGCCGTGGTAACAGTCGTCTATGCCGACCAAGTCGACGGTGTAAGCCAACATGCGGATCAACTTGCGGCGGCTGATCTGCTGCGATGGGTCGGTGGTGCGGGAGAGGGTTTGCATAAGATGCTCCTGCCGGTAGCGGTTTTATCCATTTATACACGAACGCCGTCGTCGTACCATTATCACCCCGCTGCCGCGCAAGGAATACCGGGAAGGAAGCCGCAACACCGCCGCCCCTAAGCATTTTGCCGCGCCACTTTTATCGCAATTTTGGATCATAAAAACCCTATGTCTCTGCCAGAAACCGTCTTCGCCCTGCCCCAATACCTGCTGCCCCACCACGCCCTGTCGCGGCTGATGGGGCATGTGACGCACTGCACCAATCCGGCGTTTAAAAACTGGTTCATTCCCCGCTTCATCGACCTCTTCAACGTCGACATGAGCGAAGCGGCGGAAGAAAATCCGTCCAACTATGCCTGCTTCAACGACTTCTTCACCCGCGCCCTCAAGCCCGGCGCGCGGCCCCTGGCCCCCGGCAACGGCACGGTGGCTTGCCCCGCCGACGGCGTGTTGAGCCAGTTCGGCTCCATTGACGGCGACCGCTTGATCCAGGCCAAAGGGCGCGACTACCGGCTGCTGGATCTCCTGGGAGGAGACCCGCAACTGGCCGGCGAATTCCAGGACGGCCGTTTCGCCACGGTGTACCTGTCTCCCCGCGATTACCACCGGCTGCACATGCCCCTGGGCGGCAAGCTGCGGGAAATGATCCACGTGCCCGGCCGGCTGTTCAGCGTCAACCGCGCCACCACCGCCGTCATCCCCAACCTATTCGCCCGCAACGAACGGGTCATCGCCGTCTTCGACACCGACGCCGGCCCCATGGCGTTGATCCTGGTGGGCGCCATTTTCGTCGCCAGCATCGACACGGTCTGGCACGGCACCGTCACGCCGCCCAGCGCCGGCAAGGTGCAACGCTGGCGCTACGACGACAAGCCGGTCCGGCTGGAACGGGGCGCCGAAATGGGCCGCTTCAACATGGGCTCCACCATCATCGTGCTGTTCGGCAAGAACCGCATGGATTGGGCGGGCGGCCTGGCCGAGGGTACATCGGTCCGGGTAGGCCAGAACCTCGGCATCCGGCGCTGAAACGACGGCGGCATCGGCGCCGATCGAACCGATGCCGCCTTGCCTTACGCCTTAAACCCGCCTATAAGTTGAACGGTTGACAGCGTATTTATCCACGGCCAGGCGGTCAGCATGGGCATGTCCATCGGCTTCTCGACTCACTCCATCCCGCTAGGGCTATGGCCCAAAGCCAGCGGCGGCGCGCCCGTGGCCGCCCAGGCGGCCGAGGCCGCGCCCGGCGGCTGGAGCAAAGCCGGACAACCCGGCGCTCCCCGCAAAGCCAGCGGCGCCAACGGCGAATTGACCCAGGAAGCCGTCAAAGCCTTGGAGAAACTCAAGGCGACCGACCGGGAGGTCCGCGCGCACGAAGCGGCCCACTTGGCCGCGGCCGGCGGCATCGCCGTCAGCGGCGCCAGCTTCAGCTACGAACGCGGCCCCGACGGCCAGCAATACGCCGTCGGCGGCGAGGTAAGCATCGACACCTCCCCCGTGCCCAACGACCCCGAAGCGACGGCTCGTAAAGCCGAGCAAATTCGCCGCGCGGCCCTGGCTCCGGCCAACCCGTCCGGCCAGGATATCAGCGTCGCCGCGGCCGCCTCGCAAATGCAGGCGCAAGCGCAAGCCGAAGCGGCGATGACGCGGCAAAAGCCCGAGGGCAAGGCCGACGCTTATGCCGCCTCCATCGACGGAAATGTTCTGGGCGCCCGGATAGATGTCACGGCGTAAACCGAGCGGGCTCCCCGGAATTTCCACGTGCCTGCAACGGGAATAAACCGGACGCCGTCCAGGGACGAAGTCCCGGACAAGCCTCGACCATTGGCTTTTTCCTACAACTTAGCTCAACTTTCTATGTATTAGATAACTCTAATTTTTCTAAGCGGCTGTTTTTTCGCGCCTTTATCAACGCGAGTTACAAAATGCACTTTTCCCCGCCAGAAACTGTAGACACAATCTCGTTTTCGATTAGACTGTTGCCAGCTTCAGGGGACGGAGCTCTCGCAAGAGTCGTCAGAGAGGAGGAGGGTCCAGTAGGGCCGACTAAAAATAACAAACAAAAATAACATTCTGTCGTGCGCTGCCTGGTCAAAAGGGCGACGTGATGATCACAATAATAATAAAAAATTTGCCCGCTTTCTGCGGGCATTTTTATTTAAGCCGTTGTTACCGCAACAGCTCCGCTGTAAGCCACACCACCGCCCCACGGGATGCGCCTGCCGCATCGGACTACCACTATGTCAATCAAGCCTAAATCACTGCTGGGCGAAATCGGCGGCTACGCTTTTGCCTTGATAATTTCCATTGCGCTGCTCGAATTTTCCGTCGCATTCGTCCTGAACCATTCCGATTTGCTGCGGTTTAAGCGGGACAATCTGCTGCGCAATTACTACATGAAACATGACCGCAGCATCATCCAATTCCAGCCGGACTGCGCCCGTTACGACCCGGGCCTGGGTTATACGCTCAAGCCGGGCGTTTGCCGCTTCAGCAACAGGGAGTTCGACACGGAGTACCGCGTCAACAGCCTGGGGATGCGTGACGACGAGGAGTCGCTGGCGACGCCCGAGGTGATCGTGCTGGGCGATTCCTACGCCATGGGCTGGGGGGTCGAGCAAAATGAAACCTTTGCCGAAATCATCGCCGCACAGACGGGAATGAAAGTGCTGAACACCGCCGTTTCCTCCTACGGCACGGTGCGGGAATTGAAAGCGTTAAGCCGGATATCCCTGGAACGCGCGAAATTCCTCATAATCCAATATTGCCGCAATGATTATGAAGAAAACCTTGCCTACCTGAAAAACGGCAATACGCTGCCTGTTATGAGCGAAGCCGAATACAGCAAAATCGCGGCGAAACTCAATCACAAGACGAAATACTATTTCGGCAAGCACTCGGCTTATTTGCTGAAAAGCCTGGCGAAGCAGGTTAAATATTTAGTCAAGCCGTCCCGCGGCGGCAAGACGCCACCGCCTTTCCGCGAGGACGAAACCAGCCTATTTATCAATGCCCTGCTGCATTCTCCGGCGAATCTCGGGGAATTAACGGTGATAGTGGTTGAACTCAACTCCCAAAGCGACAACGACGGACGCTTCGTGGCCGCGCTCAACCAGCGCCTGGCGACAAAGGACCAACCGTTGCTCGACCGCGTACAGGCGCTGGATCTGTCCCCCAGCCTGAAGCCGGACGACTTCTTCGTGCTGGACGACCACCTCAACGCCCGCGGGCACCGCGTGGTCGCCGAGCGATTGATCGAAGCCATGGGAAAAAGCCGGAAACATCTCGATCGATAACCCGCAGAGTCGCTGGATTCACCCCGGAGGCAGGTCCACCACGAGGCTTTGCAGCAAATACCCGACGCCATAGGCCAAGCCGGCCGCCACGCCGCCGATGGCGAGCGTTTCCAGGCCCGCCGTATGCCAGCGCTGCGCCACGAACCGGCTTTTCAGCGCGCCCACCAGGAAAAACGCCACGGCGGTCATGACCAGGCTGGGCCAGAACGGCTCGGCCACGCTGCCGGGCCTGAGCCAATCCAGCACATAAGGCGCCAAAGGCACCGCGCCGACCGCCACGAAAGCGACGAACGTCGCGGTGGCGGCCCGCAACGGCCTTGGGCCGTTCAATGCCAGGCCCAACTCGTCCTGCAGCATGGTGTCGACCCACTGGCCGATATCGCTGGTGATGGCCGAAACCGCCTGCTTCAGCGCCTTGCCCTTGAAGCCCTTGCGGGCATAAATCTGCCGCACCTCTTCCACCTCGCCCTTGGGGTAGGTCTCGATGTGGCGCCGTTCGGCGTGGCGGTGGGCGTCCAGCAACTGCCGCTCGGCCCGCGTCCCTAGGTAATTGCTCACCGCCATGCTGAAACCGTCGGCCAGCAGATTGGCCAAACCCAGCACAATCACCACGCCGCTCGCCATTCCTGCCCCCGTGACTCCCGCCACCACGGCGAAAGTGGTCACCGCGCCGTCGATGGCGCCGTAGATGAAATCGCGCAGATAACTGTGCCGGTGGCCGTCTTCCAGGCGCTGGGCGATGGCGCGCCGCGTATGCTCCCGCCGATGGCGGCGATGCGCCTCCTCGCTGTCGTCGTAGCGCTTGGACAAGCTAGGCCTCCGCCAACGCCAGCGCCACCAGGCGCCGAACGTCGTCCGACAAATTCAGGCCCAGGGCGGCCTGCCGGGCGGTATCCGACATTTTTTTCCACGTCTTGCGCACGATATCGACCACCTTGGCCTCGTCGTGGCCGGGCGCGAAACCGCCGAAGTAGTGCTCCAAGAACACCAGGCAGGCCACGTCCTCGATGAGCTGGGTGTCCGCCTCCCGTTTCAAACCGCGCTTGCGCAGCATGCGCCCCACCCGCTCGACGGTTTCCTCCCCGTAGCCGGCCTGGGCCAGCAACGCGCCGGCCGTCTCGGCGTGGAACTCGTACAAACCGGTACGCCAGCGCAAATAGCCTTCGCGGGTTTTCGGGTAGCTGTCCCTCGGCACCATCCAGCGGCGAATGTGCTGGGCGCGGGCCGCCAGCCGCACGGCCTCGTCCGCATCCGGCGCCAGCCGCTCCAGCCATTCGCTCATGCGCTGACTGTACAACAGCTCCTTGGGCCATTCGCGCCCCTGCCACGACTCCCGGTTGGGGTCTTCGCCGTTGGCGGCGTCGATCAAGGCGATAGCCCGCCCGAAATTTTCCGATACAACCATAATTCCCGCATCCCCTGTCTACGTTCGCCCCCTGCCAGGCGGTTGAAAAAGGGGCTTTTCAACAGACTGCAAGGAAGCGCGTCGAAATTTCGCCGAACCGGCCAAAGTTTTCGTTCGCCAGCTACACTTGTCGCTCGACAACAATAATAAGAATGCCTTCCATGCAATTCGAATCCATCACACTGCCGAACGCCGTCACCCAGTTTATCCTGAGCGGCCGTCTCGATCCCGCCGGCACCCAGGCCATCGAGAACTCGTTCGCCTTCGCCAGCACGGCGGAAACGGCCAACATCATCGTAGACCTTTCCGGCGTGGACTTCATCGCCTCCATCGGCATCCGCCTGCTGATGACCTCGGCCCGGGGACAAGCCAAAAAAGGCGGCAAGCTGGTTCTCGCCTCGCCCCAGCCGCTGGTGCGCAAGGTGCTGGAAACGGCCGGCATCGATCTGCTGGTCCCCCTCTACGCCGATATCGAAGCAGCCTGCGCCGATCTCGCCCCATGACGGGGCTGCCGCGCCTCCATCGGCTGACGCTGCTCAGCACGCCCCAGCTCACCAGCGAGGCGAGCGCTTGGCTGCGGGAACTCGGAAAAAACCAGGAGCTGGACGAAGAGCTGCTTTTCAACCTAGATCTCTGCGCCAGCGAGCTGCTGACCAATATCGGCGACTACGCTTACGGCGGCGCCGTGGGCGAAATCGGCCTGGAACTGCTGCTCAACCGCAACGCCGCCACGCTGACGCTCGTGGATGCCGGCCCGCCCTTCGATCCCCTAGCGCAACCGGCCCCCACCCTGCCCGATTCGCTGGAAAACGCGCCGACGGGTGGGCTCGGCATCCATCTGGTGCGCCAATTCGCCGATACCGTGCATTACGAACGCAGCGACGAGCGCAACCGCCTCACCGTGTGTTTCGGCAGCACGCCGCTGGCCCCGCGCCAGCGGGAGCGCCGCAGCGGGCAAGAGGTCGCCTTTCCGCTGATCCGCGGCGACGGCACCTGGGTGGAGCACGACCAGCGCAAAGGATCGGACCGCCGGGCGTTGGGCTTCATCTCCCGCACCGTCATCTTCCGCGACGTGCCTTACCGCGAAGTGGAACACATCGTTTCCTGCTGCGAGCTGCGCACCTGCCCCAGCGGAGAAGTCCTGTTCCACGCCGGCAGGCACCACCACTGCGTGCTGGTGATCGTCGACGGCCGACTGGAAGTGCGGCTGGACAGCCCGGAATCGCGCACCGGCATCGAAATCGGGCCGGGCGAATGCGTCGGCGAACTGTCGGTGGCCGACGGCAAGCCAAACTCGGCTTGGGTCGTGGCCGCCACGCCCGTACGCCTGCTGGTGATTCCCGAAGCCGTGTTCCTCGACCAGGTGCTGAGCATTCCCGCCATCGCCCGCAACCTGATCGTGGTGCTGTCCGAACGCATGCGGCGCAGCAACGCGCAAATCACCGCCCGCCTGCGCGCCGCCCTGGAGCTGGAAGCCCTGCAGCGGGAACTGGACGTGGCGCGGCAAATCCAGTCCAGCATGCTGCCCGCCGCGCCGCTGTTCCCGATCCAGGAAGACATCCGCGGCCGGGGCTTCATGCGCGCCGCCCGCCACGTCGGCGGCGACTTCTATGACGCCTTTCCCCTCGGCGACGGCCGATTTTTTCTGGCCATCGGCGACGTGTGCAACAAAGGCACGCCCGCCGCCCTGTTCATGGTGCGCGCGTTGACCCTGCTGCGCAGCGAAGCGTTGCGCCCGGAGGACGACGCGGGCCGGCACCTGGCCCGCCTGGCCGCCCACAGCAACGAACTGCTGTGCGACTCCAACGAGGCCCAGCAATTCGTCACGCTGTTCTGCGCCATCGTGGACCTACCCCAAGGCCGCTTGCACTATGTCAACGCGGGCCACAATCCGCCCTTGCTGCGCTTGCCGAACGCGGCGCCGGCGTTTATCGAAGGCCCGCGCAATCCGCTGGTGGGTTTGGTCCCGGGCCTGAGCTACGCGGTGGACAGCTGCGATTTCCCCGCCGGCAGCCTGCTGCTGCTTTACACCGACGGCGTCACCGAAGCGGAATGCGCCGACGGCGGCCTGTTCAGCGACGAAACCTTGCACCGGCTGCTGGCCGACAACAACGCCGCGGACGCCGACGCCTGCGTGGAACAAGTCATCGCCGCGGTGGACGCTTTTGCCGCCGGCCACCCCCAATCCGACGACATCACCCTGCTGGCCGTCCACCGCCAGACCCCCTAACCGAGCGGCGTTCCCAACGCCGCCGGCCGTCGATTCCTACGCTCCAGTCTCTGGTAGACCCGGACAGGCAAACTTGATAGCATTCTAAACATGTATCATCGATACACGTTCTCCGCTTCTCGGAGCGTTCATCGATACGCCTACAATGAGGACTCGCACAAGCCGTTGGATTGCCGGTGAACTGATCAAAATCAATCAACAACAGCATGAACAACAATAAGTTGCTTGAGCAACAGCAATCCCCGATCGTCGTCGTCGGCAGCGGACCGGTCGGCACCCGCATACTGCGCGATATCCTGCGCGCGCAACCGGACGCGGCCGTGGCCATCTACGGCGACGAGTCCTGGGAACCTTACGACCGCAGCAAATTGGTCTCCTTGCTGTCGGGCGATCTCGCCTGGGCGGATCTGCCCAACTTGTCTCCGCTGCCCGACCGCCATAACGCCGTCCTCAACTACGGCAACCGCATCGAAACCATCGACCGGGAAAACCGGGCGGTGGTCGACTGGAAAGGCAACCGCCAGCCTTATTCCAAACTGGTCCTCGCCATCGGCTCCAATCCCTGGCTGCCGGACATTCCCGGCGTCTGGCTACCCAATGTGCACGCTTTCCGCAACGTCGGCGATGTGCGCGAACTCTTGGACAACGGCTATCCCGGGCGGCGGGTGGTGGTGCTGGGCGGCGGCCTGCTGGGGGTGGAGCTGGCCTGCGGCCTGCAACGCAAAGGCGAAAAAGCCTGCCTCGTCGTCAGCAGCCGCTTGCTCGGCCGGCAATTGGACCACCGCGCCGGCGAACTGCTGGTCGAACATCTGCAGGCGCTGGGAATCGAGGTCGTTTTCGGGCGAGCGACCGAAATTGCCGGCGGCCGCAACGCCGACGGCGAAACGGTCGCCCAAGCCGTCCTGACCTTCGACCAGCGGCAAATCGATTGCGACTGCGTGGTGCTGGCCACCGGCGTCAACCCCACCATCGACCTAGCGGTGAAGAGCGGACTCGCCACCGGGCGCGGCATCAAGGTCGACGACTACCTGCGAACCTCCGACCCGCTGATCTACGCCGCCGGCGAATGCGCCGAACACCGCGGACGCGTTTACAGCCTGATCGGACCGGGATTCGAGCAAGCCGACGTGGTCGCGCAAAACGTGCTGGGCGCACGGGTGAAATACCACGGTTCGGCCATCACCACCCAGCTCAAAGGCGCGGACATCGCCGCTTTCAGCTGCTTCCAAGAAGAACTGGACGACGCCGCGCCGATCCGCTCCCTCAGCTACCAATCCGACGACCAGAGCCGCTATCGCGCCCTGCGCCTGAGCAGGGGACGGCTGACCGGCGTGGTCGGCATCGGCGATTGGCCGGAAGGCTGGCGCATCCGCGAGGCGGTGCGACAAGGACGGCGCCTCATGCCGTGGCAATGCCGCAGGTTCCTGGCGACCGGCAATCCCTGGTCGGAAAACGCCGCCGCTTCCGTGCTGCAATGGCCGCCCCACGCCACGGTGTGCAACTGCATGGGCATCAGCCGCGGCCTGCTGGACCTGGCCCTGCAACAGGGCCACACCAGCGTGGCGGCCTTGCAGACCCATACCAAGGCCGGCACCGGCTGCGGCTCCTGCGTCCATTTCCTGGCGGAACTGGCCGGCCAAGCGCCGACCCCGCAAGCGGTCGCCGGCGCACGCCCGTTGACGGCCGCGTCCCTGCTGGCGCTGGCGCTGGCGCTGTGCGCGCTGCTGCTGTCGGTGCCCGCCCTGCCGCCGTTGGACACGTCGCTGGGCGGCTGGCATTGGCAAAACCTGTGGCTGCAAAACGGCTGGAAACAGGCCTCCGGCTATAGTCTGCTGGCCCTGTCCTGCGTCGCCCTACTCCTATCCCTGCGCAAGCGCCGAAGCTTCGGCCCGCTGAGCTACGCCGGCTGGCGCGTCGTTCACGTCGTCGGCGGAACGCTGGCCCTGGTCCTTCTCGCCGCGCACACCGGGCTGGGACTCGGCCACAACCTGGACCGTATTCTCGCACTGGATTTTCTGGCCCTAGCCCTGCTCGGCGGCGCCGCCGGCGGCCTGGTGGCGCTGGAGGGAAGCTCGCCCACGCCCTTGCTGCGACGGCTCCGGGGCGCGGGTTA
This window harbors:
- a CDS encoding ABC-F family ATPase, with product MLSTANITMQFGAKPLFENVSVKFGDGNRYGLIGANGCGKSTFMKILGGDLEPTAGNVSLDPNERLGKLRQDQFAYEDQRVLDVVMMGHGEMWAAMSERDAIYANPEASEDDYMRAAELEAVFAEFDGYTAESRAGELLLGVGIPLEQHNGPMSAVAPGWKLRVLLAQALFSNPDILLLDEPTNNLDINTIRWLENVLNARGSTMVIISHDRHFLNSVCTHMADMDYGELRVYPGNYDDYMIASTQARERLLADNAKKKAQIAELQSFVSRFSANASKAKQATSRAKQIEKIQLEDIKLSSRVNPFIRFNQEKKLYRLALEVEGLAKGYDDGPLFQGLNLMVEVGEKVAVIGPNGIGKTTLLRTLVGELTPDAGNVKWSENINLGYFAQDHAADFAEDLNLFDWMSQWKRESDDEQAVRATLGRLLFSQEESKKSVKVLSGGEQGRMLFGKLMLQQPNILVLDEPTNHLDMESIESLNGALEQYPGTLIFVSHDREFVSSLATRIIELGPQGVVNFNGSYDDYLASQGVE
- a CDS encoding HD-GYP domain-containing protein, which encodes MQTLSRTTDPSQQISRRKLIRMLAYTVDLVGIDDCYHGRRVGMIAVKLARQMAGFGVPLTRVYDAGLLHDCGVSSSREHHNLLGELEWSGAQQHCDIGYALLKDFPPLANFAPIIRYHHTRWSLLQAGDMEAEQALLANLIYLADRVDVAAAPYYGDGSLFAQRETVLAQMEAHRDSVFAGVLLDALRSASEQTDFWTDLCETQAIEDFQQAMLAHDTEQNLTWSEFRQAAGIMSLIVDAKSPYTYRHSAGVARLSSYLGRLLGLGERHREMIEVAGLLHDIGKLGIPDEILESPKPLSDEQFGQMKHHSLTTHQILRRIGGIDQIADWAAYHHEKMNGQGYPFHLDASHLPLEARIISVADVYQALAQARPYRGPMAPEDILGTLRRLAQQGHLDSEIVETVAAHLPACHQAALREGESGPAAG
- the asd gene encoding archaetidylserine decarboxylase (Phosphatidylserine decarboxylase is synthesized as a single chain precursor. Generation of the pyruvoyl active site from a Ser is coupled to cleavage of a Gly-Ser bond between the larger (beta) and smaller (alpha chains). It is an integral membrane protein.) → MSLPETVFALPQYLLPHHALSRLMGHVTHCTNPAFKNWFIPRFIDLFNVDMSEAAEENPSNYACFNDFFTRALKPGARPLAPGNGTVACPADGVLSQFGSIDGDRLIQAKGRDYRLLDLLGGDPQLAGEFQDGRFATVYLSPRDYHRLHMPLGGKLREMIHVPGRLFSVNRATTAVIPNLFARNERVIAVFDTDAGPMALILVGAIFVASIDTVWHGTVTPPSAGKVQRWRYDDKPVRLERGAEMGRFNMGSTIIVLFGKNRMDWAGGLAEGTSVRVGQNLGIRR
- a CDS encoding putative metalloprotease CJM1_0395 family protein; this translates as MGMSIGFSTHSIPLGLWPKASGGAPVAAQAAEAAPGGWSKAGQPGAPRKASGANGELTQEAVKALEKLKATDREVRAHEAAHLAAAGGIAVSGASFSYERGPDGQQYAVGGEVSIDTSPVPNDPEATARKAEQIRRAALAPANPSGQDISVAAAASQMQAQAQAEAAMTRQKPEGKADAYAASIDGNVLGARIDVTA
- a CDS encoding SGNH/GDSL hydrolase family protein encodes the protein MRLPHRTTTMSIKPKSLLGEIGGYAFALIISIALLEFSVAFVLNHSDLLRFKRDNLLRNYYMKHDRSIIQFQPDCARYDPGLGYTLKPGVCRFSNREFDTEYRVNSLGMRDDEESLATPEVIVLGDSYAMGWGVEQNETFAEIIAAQTGMKVLNTAVSSYGTVRELKALSRISLERAKFLIIQYCRNDYEENLAYLKNGNTLPVMSEAEYSKIAAKLNHKTKYYFGKHSAYLLKSLAKQVKYLVKPSRGGKTPPPFREDETSLFINALLHSPANLGELTVIVVELNSQSDNDGRFVAALNQRLATKDQPLLDRVQALDLSPSLKPDDFFVLDDHLNARGHRVVAERLIEAMGKSRKHLDR
- a CDS encoding VIT1/CCC1 transporter family protein yields the protein MSKRYDDSEEAHRRHRREHTRRAIAQRLEDGHRHSYLRDFIYGAIDGAVTTFAVVAGVTGAGMASGVVIVLGLANLLADGFSMAVSNYLGTRAERQLLDAHRHAERRHIETYPKGEVEEVRQIYARKGFKGKALKQAVSAITSDIGQWVDTMLQDELGLALNGPRPLRAATATFVAFVAVGAVPLAPYVLDWLRPGSVAEPFWPSLVMTAVAFFLVGALKSRFVAQRWHTAGLETLAIGGVAAGLAYGVGYLLQSLVVDLPPG
- a CDS encoding DUF4202 domain-containing protein, which gives rise to MVVSENFGRAIALIDAANGEDPNRESWQGREWPKELLYSQRMSEWLERLAPDADEAVRLAARAQHIRRWMVPRDSYPKTREGYLRWRTGLYEFHAETAGALLAQAGYGEETVERVGRMLRKRGLKREADTQLIEDVACLVFLEHYFGGFAPGHDEAKVVDIVRKTWKKMSDTARQAALGLNLSDDVRRLVALALAEA
- a CDS encoding STAS domain-containing protein, translating into MQFESITLPNAVTQFILSGRLDPAGTQAIENSFAFASTAETANIIVDLSGVDFIASIGIRLLMTSARGQAKKGGKLVLASPQPLVRKVLETAGIDLLVPLYADIEAACADLAP
- a CDS encoding SpoIIE family protein phosphatase, which translates into the protein MTGLPRLHRLTLLSTPQLTSEASAWLRELGKNQELDEELLFNLDLCASELLTNIGDYAYGGAVGEIGLELLLNRNAATLTLVDAGPPFDPLAQPAPTLPDSLENAPTGGLGIHLVRQFADTVHYERSDERNRLTVCFGSTPLAPRQRERRSGQEVAFPLIRGDGTWVEHDQRKGSDRRALGFISRTVIFRDVPYREVEHIVSCCELRTCPSGEVLFHAGRHHHCVLVIVDGRLEVRLDSPESRTGIEIGPGECVGELSVADGKPNSAWVVAATPVRLLVIPEAVFLDQVLSIPAIARNLIVVLSERMRRSNAQITARLRAALELEALQRELDVARQIQSSMLPAAPLFPIQEDIRGRGFMRAARHVGGDFYDAFPLGDGRFFLAIGDVCNKGTPAALFMVRALTLLRSEALRPEDDAGRHLARLAAHSNELLCDSNEAQQFVTLFCAIVDLPQGRLHYVNAGHNPPLLRLPNAAPAFIEGPRNPLVGLVPGLSYAVDSCDFPAGSLLLLYTDGVTEAECADGGLFSDETLHRLLADNNAADADACVEQVIAAVDAFAAGHPQSDDITLLAVHRQTP
- a CDS encoding FAD-dependent oxidoreductase, producing MNNNKLLEQQQSPIVVVGSGPVGTRILRDILRAQPDAAVAIYGDESWEPYDRSKLVSLLSGDLAWADLPNLSPLPDRHNAVLNYGNRIETIDRENRAVVDWKGNRQPYSKLVLAIGSNPWLPDIPGVWLPNVHAFRNVGDVRELLDNGYPGRRVVVLGGGLLGVELACGLQRKGEKACLVVSSRLLGRQLDHRAGELLVEHLQALGIEVVFGRATEIAGGRNADGETVAQAVLTFDQRQIDCDCVVLATGVNPTIDLAVKSGLATGRGIKVDDYLRTSDPLIYAAGECAEHRGRVYSLIGPGFEQADVVAQNVLGARVKYHGSAITTQLKGADIAAFSCFQEELDDAAPIRSLSYQSDDQSRYRALRLSRGRLTGVVGIGDWPEGWRIREAVRQGRRLMPWQCRRFLATGNPWSENAAASVLQWPPHATVCNCMGISRGLLDLALQQGHTSVAALQTHTKAGTGCGSCVHFLAELAGQAPTPQAVAGARPLTAASLLALALALCALLLSVPALPPLDTSLGGWHWQNLWLQNGWKQASGYSLLALSCVALLLSLRKRRSFGPLSYAGWRVVHVVGGTLALVLLAAHTGLGLGHNLDRILALDFLALALLGGAAGGLVALEGSSPTPLLRRLRGAGYWGHVLLFWPLPVLLAFHILSTYYF